A stretch of the Kazachstania africana CBS 2517 chromosome 12, complete genome genome encodes the following:
- the MMR1 gene encoding Mmr1p (similar to Saccharomyces cerevisiae MMR1 (YLR190W); ancestral locus Anc_7.366) — MVSEVMRSSRISSCLDEQNKENFVRLWESTSSWNPPSRKITWRTGRPRMLPVGLPSRNTKLVRVLTERPINLANHSSHLLNEVLKETTKFDSNSISSATDPIIRDNVHEFNAELEKDNDILNYGKTRNLSSNNTNNRFSFISSTSTEFDPLDSFHNTALINDMDMKIKCLELQVNELKLQNERLINTMNENQLIRKINELETQFNDLKQARHDHHHHHHHQPKNRILRISTKELKKIEEHSTESSYSSSDSSSDSSCSDSDVETTPENLPNMRKTGFQLHLPVL; from the coding sequence ATGGTGAGTGAGGTAATGAGGTCGTCGAGAATATCATCATGCTTGGATGagcaaaataaagaaaattttgttagATTATGGGAATCTACTTCAAGTTGGAATCCGCCTTCGAGGAAAATAACATGGAGAACGGGAAGACCAAGGATGTTGCCGGTGGGGTTGCCCTCTAGAAACACAAAACTCGTCCGCGTTCTAACAGAACGTCCCATCAACCTTGCTAATCACAGTTCTCATCTATTGAATGAAGTATTGAAAGAGACTACGAAGTTCGACAGTAATTCAATTTCCAGTGCGACTGACCCAATCATCAGAGATAACGTGCATGAATTCAATGCAGAACTAGAAAAGGATAACGATATCTTGAACTACGGCAAGACTAGAAATCTAAGCagtaataatactaataacCGTTTTAGTTTCATATCGTCCACATCCACAGAATTCGACCCACTGGATAGTTTTCATAACACCGCCTTAATCAATGACATGGATATGAAGATTAAGTGTCTGGAATTACAAGTTAATGAACTTAAATTACAAAACGAGCGTCTTATAAATACAATGAACGAAAATCAACTCATAAGGAAGATTAACGAATTGGAAACGCAATTCAACGATTTGAAACAAGCCCGTCACGACCATCAtcaccaccaccaccaccaacCTAAAAACAGAATATTGAGAATATCTACGAAGgagttgaaaaaaattgaagaacaCAGTACGGAGTCATCATACTCTTCTTctgattcttcttctgattCGTCCTGTTCTGATTCCGATGTGGAAACAACTCCTGAGAATTTGCCCAATATGAGGAAAACTGGATTTCAACTCCATCTCCCAGTCCTATGA
- the NCW2 gene encoding Ncw2p (similar to Saccharomyces cerevisiae YLR194C; ancestral locus Anc_7.358), with protein sequence MKTNTKYLIAGTFLLSLVSAISDESGSLDSAESSSNSSSEYSSGAEASSGESTNDSSDSSESTEETTVEKSAASVYSSQAAATSEEAYQYSATSAVTKTATTTAAEFAVEPSATVITTNAMGETTTEYFWYNINSETTDAASSTVGQSTELESSVTEIIESSAATSTGSATASAKEVTTLSNSSEGITASATSSSKSKSTTKSSTSSKKSSSTASVKSSSSNGVASNGVSTGLVLLAGYLLL encoded by the coding sequence ATGAAAACtaatacaaaatatttaatcGCTGGTACTTTCCTTCTCTCTTTGGTAAGTGCAATTTCAGATGAATCCGGTTCTCTAGATTCAGCCGAAAGCTCATCTAATAGTTCTTCAGAATATTCATCCGGCGCTGAAGCCAGTTCCGGTGAATCTACTAATGATTCTAGCGATTCTTCAGAATCTACCGAGGAGACTACTGTCGAAAAAAGTGCTGCTTCAGTCTATTCCAGTCAAGCCGCAGCAACTTCCGAAGAAGCATATCAATATTCAGCCACCAGTGCTGTCACTAAGACAGCCACAACTACAGCAGCAGAATTCGCTGTCGAACCAAGCGCAACTGTAATAACGACCAATGCAATGGGTGAGACTACTACTGAATATTTCTGGTACAACATAAATTCCGAAACGACAGATGCAGCCTCGAGCACCGTAGGACAAAGTACTGAATTAGAGTCCTCTGTCACCGAAATAATAGAATCTTCTGCTGCTACGTCTACAGGTTCTGCCACTGCTTCTGCCAAGGAAGTTACCACATTGTCAAACTCCAGTGAAGGGATAACGGCTTCAGCTACGAGTTCATCGAAAAGTAAAAGTACTACAAAATCTAGCACAAGTAGTAAAAAATCTTCATCGACAGCTTCGGTAAAGAGTTCTAGTTCAAACGGTGTAGCATCCAATGGAGTAAGTACAGGTCTAGTTTTATTGGCTGGTTACCTTCTTTTATAG
- the NOP56 gene encoding snoRNP complex protein NOP56 (similar to Saccharomyces cerevisiae SIK1 (YLR197W); ancestral locus Anc_7.354) — translation MAPIEYLLFEEPTGYAVFKVKLQQDDIASRLAEVQQQINEFGSFTKLVELVSFAPFKGAADALENANDISEGLLSDSLKSILELNLPKASKSKTVTLGISDKNLGPSIKEQFPYVDCISNELAQDLLRGVRQHGEKLFKGLQSGDLERAQLGLGHAYSRAKVKFSVQKNDNHIIQAIALVDQLDKDINTFAMRVKEWYGWHFPELAKLVPDNYTFAKLVLFIKDKASLNDESLHELAGHLNEDAGIAQRVIDNARISMGQDLSEIDMQNVCVFAERVVSLVDYRRGLYDYLCEKMHTVAPNLSELIGEVIGARLISHAGSLTNLSKQAASTVQILGAEKALFRALKTKGNTPKYGLIYHSGFIAKASAKNKGRISRYLANKCSIASRIDNYSDEPSNVFGSVLKKQVEQRLEFYNIGKPTLKNELAIQEAMELYNKDKPEEEQKEEISSKKRKLETEGEEEEKKSKKEKKDKKDKKDKKSKKEKKEKKEKKEKKEKKSKK, via the coding sequence ATGGCTCctattgaatatttattatttgaagaaccAACAGGTTATGCGGTCTTCAAGGTCAAACTACAGCAAGATGATATTGCTTCCAGATTAGCTGAAGTTCAACAACAAATTAACGAATTCGGTTCGTTCACAAAATTGGTTGAATTAGTATCGTTCGCTCCATTCAAAGGTGCTGCTGACGCTTTAGAGAATGCTAATGACATTTCAGAAGGTTTACTTTCAGACAGTTTGAAATCTATTCTTGAATTAAACTTACCAAAGGCTTCCAAGAGTAAGACTGTTACTTTAGGTATTTCTGATAAGAATTTAGGTCCTTCTATCAAGGAACAATTTCCATATGTTGACTGTATCTCTAACGAATTAGCTCAAGACTTACTTCGTGGTGTAAGACAACACGgtgaaaaattgttcaaGGGTTTACAATCTGGTGATTTAGAAAGAGCTCAACTTGGTTTAGGTCATGCTTACTCTAGAGCTAAGGTTAAGTTTTCCGTCCAAAAGAACGATAACCATATCATCCAAGCTATTGCTTTAGTCGATCAATTAGACAAAGATATCAATACTTTTGCTATGAGAGTTAAGGAATGGTACGGTTGGCATTTCCCTGAATTAGCTAAGTTAGTACCGGACAACTACACTTTTGCTAAATTAGTTTTATTCATCAAGGACAAAGCTTCTTTAAACGATGAATCCTTACATGAGTTAGCCGGTCatttaaatgaagatgCTGGTATTGCACAAAGAGTCATTGATAACGCACGTATTTCAATGGGTCAAGATTTATCAGAAATCGATATGCAAAATGTCTGTGTTTTCGCTGAAAGAGTTGTTTCTTTAGTTGATTACAGAAGAGGTTTATACGACTATTTATGTGAAAAGATGCATACTGTTGCACCAAATTTATCAGAATTAATTGGTGAAGTCATTGGTGCCAGATTAATATCTCATGCTGGTTCATTAACTAACTTATCTAAGCAAGCTGCATCTACTGTTCAAATTCTTGGTGCTGAAAAGGCATTATTCAGAGCATTAAAGACTAAAGGTAACACTCCAAAGTACGGTTTAATTTACCACAGTGGTTTCATTGCTAAGGCCTCCGCCAAGAACAAGGGTAGAATTTCTAGATATTTAGCCAACAAGTGTTCTATTGCCTCTAGAATTGATAACTATTCTGATGAACCTTCTAACGTTTTCGGTAGTGTCTTAAAGAAGCAAGTTGAACAAAGATTAGAATTTTACAACATTGGTAAGCCAACTTTAAAGAATGAATTAGCCATTCAAGAAGCCATGGAATTATACAATAAAGACAAGCCAGAGGAAGAacaaaaggaagaaatttcttctaagaagagaaagttAGAAACTGaaggtgaagaagaagaaaagaaatccaagaaggaaaagaaggatAAGAAGGATAAGAAGGATAAGAAGAgcaagaaggaaaagaaagagaagaaagagaagaaggaaaagaaggaaaaaaaatctaagAAATAA
- the PWP1 gene encoding rRNA-processing protein PWP1 (similar to Saccharomyces cerevisiae PWP1 (YLR196W); ancestral locus Anc_7.356) has translation MISATGWVPRGYASEFPEKYELNDEEVARIEEMAKLNLGDDYSDEAANDEEQEQLNDDANDREENKEANVDGLKNQLEVDDDLKEYDLEHYEDSDNGKGQDISMFPGLANEDVKFHAGGEDSDPYITLPTQEEETEAKQELQVYPSDNLVLATRTEDEVSYLDVYVYDDGAGFHDSEIPTEQGDEADPDVARGLVRDSSLYVHHDLMLPAFPLCVEWLNYKPGSNDNDSLANFVAVGTFDPQIEIWNLDCVEKAFPDMILGEPVNNSMASLTKKKKKTKHNQHITSHHTDAVLSLSHNKHFRAVLASTSADHTVKLWDLNSGNAARSMASIHNNKNVSSSQWHHGNGSILLTGGYDSRIALTDVRISNENEMSKYWSVSNGEEVETVIFADENIILAGTDSGNIYSFDIRNNAGSKPVWTLKAHDAGISSLSVNNFIPGLMSTGAMGEKAVKLWKFPTGDSQADGSMKGPNMVLSRDFDVGNVLTTSFAPDIETAGVMVVGGVNKGLKLWDVFTNRTVRKSFTHELAGIQKLAREEAQKMGKSSRISRKYIKNDNPDTVVTVDDQGEDEEEREGEEEEEDWESE, from the coding sequence ATGATCTCTGCTACAGGATGGGTCCCAAGAGGCTATGCTTCTGAATTTCCTGAAAAATACGAGTTGAACGATGAGGAAGTTGCTAGAATCGAAGAAATGGCAAAGTTAAATCTAGGTGATGACTATTCAGATGAGGCCGCTAATGATGAAGAGCAAGAGCaattaaatgatgatgCAAACGATAGAGAGGAGAATAAGGAAGCCAACGTTGATGGACTGAAAAATCAGCTTGAAGTTGAcgatgatttgaaagaatacGATTTGGAGCATTATGAAGATAGTGACAATGGAAAAGGCCAAGATATTTCCATGTTTCCTGGATTAGCTAATGAAGACGTTAAATTCCACGCTGGTGGCGAAGATTCTGATCCATACATCACTTTACCAAcccaagaagaagaaactgaaGCCAAGCAAGAATTACAAGTTTATCCAAGTGATAATCTGGTTCTTGCTACTAGGACAGAAGATGAAGTCTCATACTTGGACGTTTACGTTTATGATGATGGTGCAGGTTTCCATGACAGCGAGATTCCAACTGAACAAGGTGATGAAGCCGATCCAGATGTCGCAAGAGGTTTAGTTCGTGATAGCTCTTTGTACGTTCACCACGATTTAATGTTGCCTGCATTCCCTCTATGTGTTGAATGGTTAAATTACAAGCCAGGTAGTAACGATAATGATAGTTTGGCCAATTTTGTTGCTGTAGGTACGTTTGATCcacaaattgaaatttggaatCTAGATTGCGTTGAAAAAGCTTTCCCAGATATGATCCTAGGTGAACCAGTTAATAATTCCATGGCATCATTaaccaagaaaaagaagaaaacaaagCATAATCAACATATAACGTCACATCACACTGATGCCGTACTATCTCTTTCTCATAACAAGCACTTCCGTGCCGTTCTTGCATCTACTTCTGCTGATCACACTGTCAAATTATGGGATCTAAACAGTGGTAACGCTGCTCGTTCTATGGCATCTATTCATAACAACAAGAATGTTTCCTCATCGCAATGGCATCACGGTAACGgttcaattttattgacCGGTGGTTACGACTCTCGTATTGCATTGACGGATGTTagaatttcaaatgaaaatgaaatgtcCAAATATTGGTCTGTTTCCAACGGTGAAGAAGTGGAAACTGTCATTTTTgcagatgaaaatataatacTTGCTGGTACTGATTCTGGTAATATTTATTCGTTCGATATTAGAAATAATGCAGGATCCAAACCGGTCTGGACTTTGAAGGCCCACGATGCAGGTATCTCATCCTTGTCAGTTAACAACTTTATTCCAGGTCTAATGAGTACTGGTGCCATGGGTGAAAAGGCGGTGAAGTTATGGAAGTTCCCAACTGGTGATTCGCAAGCAGATGGTTCAATGAAAGGTCCAAATATGGTCTTATCTCGTGACTTCGATGTTGGTAACGTCTTAACAACTTCCTTTGCCCCAGATATTGAAACCGCCGGTGTTATGGTTGTTGGTGGTGTCAATAAAGGTCTAAAACTATGGGACGTCTTCACGAATAGAACTGTCCGTAAGAGTTTCACTCATGAATTGGCAGGCATCCAAAAATTAGCCAGAGAAGAAGCACAAAAGATGGGTAAGAGTTCCAGAATCAGTAGGAAATATATCAAGAACGACAACCCAGATACAGTCGTCACCGTAGATGACCAAGGCGAAGATGAGGAGGAAAGAGAAGgcgaagaagaagaagaagattggGAAAGCGAATAG
- the UPS1 gene encoding Ups1p (similar to Saccharomyces cerevisiae UPS1 (YLR193C); ancestral locus Anc_7.359): MVLYYMNKHVFNNDFASVSMAFFNKYPNPYNKNTISIDVILRRIESNGNLFSIRLIKKQGKLPSWVTLFIGANSNITESWMIEYSTVNPKEQTLTTLIKNLNHTKLLQVEEHTLYRYNGDMERTFVNSKVKFSSGFKLGNHDIRNKIESWSQNKFEESVHRSRLGMSLVMQKIEEAAQNEL, translated from the coding sequence ATGGTGTTGTATTATATGAACAAACATGTCTTCAATAACGATTTTGCAAGTGTGTCAATGgcatttttcaacaaatacCCAAATCCCtacaataaaaatacaatatCGATTGATGTGATACTACGGAGGATAGAATCGAACGGTAACCTGTTCAGTATAAGACTAATTAAAAAACAAGGGAAATTGCCCAGCTGGGTGACATTGTTCATCGGGGCCAACTCGAACATCACTGAGTCATGGATGATCGAGTATTCCACGGTAAACCCGAAGGAACAGACCTTGACGACGCTTATAAAGAACCTAAACCATACAAAACTACTCCAAGTGGAAGAACACACCCTATATCGGTACAACGGGGACATGGAGCGTACTTTTGTAAATAGCAAAGTCAAGTTCTCAAGCGGGTTCAAATTAGGCAACCACGACATCAGAAACAAAATAGAATCGTGGTCTCAAAACAAATTCGAAGAAAGCGTACACAGAAGCAGACTTGGGATGTCTCTTGTCATGCAAAAGATCGAGGAAGCTGCCCAAAATGAGCTTTAA
- the NMT1 gene encoding glycylpeptide N-tetradecanoyltransferase NMT1 (similar to Saccharomyces cerevisiae NMT1 (YLR195C); ancestral locus Anc_7.357), protein MSEEKKDSNVDKIQDLLKLLALNNGDVQKLNSQQRKAFEEYKFWRTQQVVSFDEKFDKEGVIDDTKTPADIPDKPLPLIDGFTWCNINPDDPNELDDLFVLLNENYVEDKHSVFRFNYKEAFLNWALKAPGWKIEWNVGVRVQSTGKLVAFISAIPLTLRIRDNAIPSVEVNFLCIHKQLRSKRLAPLMIMEIQRRVNRYDIWQALYTAGVVLPSPISTCRYTHRALNWTKLYETGFTDLPGDRTAPQMVAECAIPKVTKMQGLRPMKKEDVPEAFALLSKYQERFDLAHLFDEEEFKHWFLGSQDDNKVIFSYVVEQPDGKITDFFSFYSLPFSILGNAKHDQVEIAYLYYYATDADFEYNDRFSKEATEVSKQRLTELVGDALILAKNMGMDVFNALTSQENTLFLENLKFGLGDGLLNFYTLNYKAFPITGGLKPDNTIDAEKRSNVGVVML, encoded by the coding sequence ATGTCTGAGGAGAAGAAAGATTCCAATGTTGACAAGATACAAGATCTTTTGAAGTTGCTTGCGCTAAATAACGGTGATGTGCAGAAATTGAATTCGCAACAACGTAAAGCTTTTGAAGAGTACAAGTTCTGGAGGACTCAACAAGTGGTGTCATTTGATGAGAAATTCGATAAAGAAGGGGTTATTGATGATACCAAGACTCCGGCTGACATTCCAGACAAGCCATTGCCATTGATAGATGGGTTTACATGGTGCAACATCAATCCAGATGATCCAAATGAATTGGACGATTTGTTCGTTCTTTTAAATGAGAATTACGTAGAAGATAAGCATTCGGTATTCAGATTCAATTATAAGGAAGCCTTCCTCAATTGGGCATTGAAGGCACCAGGTTGGAAAATCGAGTGGAATGTTGGTGTGCGTGTACAATCTACTGGGAAACTAGTTGCATTCATCTCCGCTATTCCTCTCACCCTAAGAATTCGTGATAACGCTATCCCTAGTGTCGAGGTCAACTTCTTATGTATCCATAAACAATTAAGGTCCAAAAGATTGGCTCCTCTCATGATTATggaaattcaaagaagagTGAATAGATACGATATCTGGCAAGCTCTATATACTGCTGGTGTTGTTTTACCTTCACCAATCAGTACTTGTCGTTACACTCATCGTGCATTGAATTGGACCAAGCTTTATGAAACTGGATTCACTGACTTACCAGGTGATCGTACGGCACCTCAAATGGTGGCCGAATGTGCTATACCAAAAGTGACGAAGATGCAAGGTTTAAGACCAATGAAAAAGGAAGATGTTCCTGAGGCATTCGCTTTATTGAGtaaatatcaagaaagattTGATTTAGCCCATCtatttgatgaagaggaaTTCAAACATTGGTTCCTTGGTTCTCAAGACGATAACAAAGTTATCTTTTCTTACGTTGTTGAACAGCCGGATGGTAAGATAACCGacttcttttcattttactCTTTACCTTTCAGCATTCTTGGCAATGCAAAACATGATCAAGTTGAAATTGCCTACCTTTATTACTATGCCACTGACGCTGATTTCGAATACAACGATAGGTTTAGTAAAGAAGCCACTGAAGTATCGAAACAGAGACTTACTGAATTGGTAGGAGACGCGCTTATCCTCGCAAAGAATATGGGAATGGACGTCTTCAATGCATTGACCTCTCAAGAAAACACgttatttttggaaaatttgaaattcgGTCTAGGTGATGGtttattaaatttctaCACTCTAAACTACAAGGCCTTCCCAATTACAGGCGGTTTGAAGCCAGATAATACCATTGATGCTGAGAAACGTAGTAATGTCGGTGTCGTCATGTTATAA
- the HCR1 gene encoding translation initiation factor eIF3 core subunit j (similar to Saccharomyces cerevisiae HCR1 (YLR192C); ancestral locus Anc_7.363), which produces MSWDDEAINGSMGNDDAALMNSWEDELNFNDGDEPVLESWDAIEEEKPKPKSKETTPKPKSNNNNKKDKKSTADKALLDIDTLDEKTRRELIKKAELESDLNNAADLFGGLGVAEEHPRERAARMQKEMEATLANSKPKLTKETPFEEHPLFAQAETKSDYQDLRKALATAITSMNNKSSLNYTSSLAIDLIRDVAKPMSVESIRQTIATLNVLMKDKEKQERQARLAKVRGGTATGGAGKKKAKGKTNLGGAFKKDQDFDFDNNTYDDFGDDDFM; this is translated from the coding sequence ATGTCTTGGGACGACGAAGCTATCAACGGTTCTATGGGTAACGATGACGCTGCCTTGATGAATTCATGGGAAGATGAActaaatttcaatgatggTGATGAACCTGTGTTGGAATCATGGGATGCCATAGAGGAGGAAAAACCAAAGCCAAAAAGTAAAGAAACCACTCCAAAGCCAAAgagtaataataacaacaagAAGGATAAGAAATCTACCGCTGACAAGGCTCTATTAGATATTGACACACTCGACGAAAAGACTCGTAGAGAATTAATAAAGAAAGCTGAATTAGAATCTGATTTAAACAATGCTGCGGATTTATTTGGTGGATTAGGTGTTGCAGAAGAACATCCAAGAGAAAGAGCCGCGAGAATgcaaaaagaaatggaagCTACATTAGCTAATTCTAAACCAAAATTGACTAAAGAGACTCCATTTGAAGAACATCCACTATTTGCACAAGCCGAGACTAAGAGTGATTATCAAGATTTAAGAAAAGCTCTAGCTACGGCTATCACTTCCatgaataataaatcatcaCTCAATTACACTTCTTCATTAGCCATCGACTTAATTAGAGATGTTGCTAAGCCAATGTCCGTCGAATCAATCAGACAAACTATCGCTACATTGAATGTCTTAATGAAAGATAAGGAGAAGCAAGAGAGACAAGCCCGTTTGGCTAAAGTCAGGGGTGGTACTGCTACCGGTGGTGCAGGTAAGAAGAAAGCAAAGGGTAAAACTAATTTAGGTGGTGCTTTTAAGAAAGACCAAGATTTCGACTTTGATAACAACACTTACGATGATTTCGGTGACGACGATTTCATGTAA
- the ZEO1 gene encoding Zeo1p, with the protein MSLQLIRATVRIRPQLVSIRAFQTTRNPWSKNSMKESLEDINLKVGKAAAEGIEKTEDASKKVSEKTSDAFKQFEQKFNINEGIDKMKDKSKKLKDDIMSKGQEMKDNTMSKGKEMKEDLKDKTDDAMAKGKDMKQDAMVKGKEMKDEAKWKGQQMTNEAKLKGKEMEKETKAKVDNLKENVEGKTK; encoded by the coding sequence ATGTCATTGCAACTAATTAGAGCTACCGTAAGAATAAGGCCTCAACTTGTTAGTATCAGAGCCTTCCAGACTACTAGGAATCCATGGAGTAAGAATTCCATGAAGGAAAGCCTGGAAGATATTAATCTGAAAGTAGGAAAAGCTGCTGCAGAAGGTATTGAAAAGACAGAAGATGCCAGCAAAAAAGTGAGTGAGAAGACGAGTGATGCATTCAAGCaatttgaacaaaaatttaatatcaaCGAGGGAATTGATAAAATGAAGGATAAAAgtaagaaattgaaagacgATATTATGTCCAAGGGACAAGAAATGAAGGATAATACCATGTCCAAAGGGAAggaaatgaaagaagatcTTAAAGATAAGACTGATGACGCTATGGCCAAAGGTAAAGATATGAAGCAGGATGCTATGGTGAAAGGtaaagaaatgaaagatgAGGCCAAATGGAAGGGACAGCAAATGACTAACGAAGCAAAATTAAAAGGcaaagaaatggaaaaagaGACAAAGGCAAAAgttgataatttgaaagaaaatgtaGAGGGGAAGACAAAGTAA
- the PEX13 gene encoding peroxin PEX13 (similar to Saccharomyces cerevisiae PEX13 (YLR191W); ancestral locus Anc_7.365) → MSSSSLNPRPKPWESRSSTPRVQHLTTDNHNPGDETPPPLPTTTPPQMIQNQQPTFYNPDPYAQGFPTNSYMQPNPYMGSSYGMNSAYGLGVHSGYNMGFTNNSGMNGVNQLTESTRATFQLLENLIGTINGFANMLESSYFATYNSFFTLVSFAEEIGRLKEVIGGMFGIFNIFKFIKRLQRTKESSFVKDFKESYNNKDNDPVKKKRRRLAWKPLIFFFMAVFGFPYLLNKFVNHVNERNKRLASNNNNIQLDPTKLEFARAIYNFVPENPNIEVNLQKGDLMAILSKKDSFGNDSQWWKVRTKNGSVGFVPFNYIEVIIRKPNSNSDTNNDSKIERVEQSN, encoded by the coding sequence ATGTCAAGTTCAAGTTTAAATCCCAGACCAAAACCTTGGGAGTCACGATCAAGTACGCCAAGAGTGCAGCATTTAACAACAGATAATCACAACCCTGGCGATGAAACGCCTCCACCACTGCCGACCACTACACCTCCtcaaatgattcaaaatcaacAGCCAACGTTTTACAACCCTGATCCATACGCTCAAGGTTTTCCAACAAACTCATACATGCAACCAAACCCATATATGGGCTCTAGTTACGGTATGAACTCCGCTTACGGGTTAGGTGTACATTCAGGTTATAATATGGGGTTCACTAATAACAGTGGTATGAATGGTGTTAATCAACTTACAGAATCAACGAGAGCAACTTTCCAATTGTTGGAGAATCTGATAGGGACGATAAATGGGTTTGCTAATATGTTAGAATCTAGTTATTTCGCCACTtacaattcttttttcactttgGTCTCGTTTGCTGAAGAGATTGGTagattgaaagaagttATAGGTGGGATGTTTGGtatatttaatattttcaagtttatCAAGAGATTACAAAGAACTAAAGAGAGCTCATTCGttaaagatttcaaagagagttacaataataaagataacGATCcagtaaagaaaaaaagaagaaggttaGCTTGGAAACCattgatctttttctttatgGCTGTATTTGGATTCCCTTACcttttaaataaatttgtcaaTCACGTCAATGAAAGAAACAAGAGACTTGcatcaaataataacaacatTCAACTTGATCCCACAAAATTAGAATTTGCAAGAgcaatatataattttgttcCAGAAAATCCTAATATTGAAGttaatttacaaaaaggTGACTTAATGGCAATCttatcaaagaaagacTCCTTTGGTAATGATTCTCAATGGTGGAAAGTTAGAACCAAGAATGGTAGCGTTGGGTTTGTTCCATTTAACTATATTGAAGTTATAATAAGAAAGCCTAATTCTAATTCCGATACCAATAATGACTCCAAAATTGAACGTGTCGAACAATCCAATTAA